A region of Cheilinus undulatus linkage group 10, ASM1832078v1, whole genome shotgun sequence DNA encodes the following proteins:
- the hbegfa gene encoding heparin-binding EGF-like growth factor a isoform X2, translated as MRIFSVVLLLVHALVVSRLASGAAVDRYESDRQRDITVINFLDTTKDKRIEEESRSATTMEKSQEEEEDYDDEYYYGEEYEDGMSGDYGMDLPQVAMSSKPKDPSSILEAERTEGKRRRGKGRKKGKGKGKKRNPCLKKYKDFCIHGTCQYLRDIRAPSCVCHPSYSGERCQFFTLPLEKPQEGYNRTTALAVVAVVLSSVCLTIIGLLLLLRQRNGNSTSK; from the exons ATGAGGATTTTCAGTGTCGTGCTCCTGCTGGTTCACGCCTTGG TGGTGTCCAGACTGGCCAGTGGTGCTGCTGTTGACAGGTATGAGAGCGACAGGCAACGGGACATAACTGTTATCAACTTTTTGGACACGACCAAAGACAAGAGGATagaggaggagagcaggagcgcaacaacaatggagaaaagtcaggaagaggaggaagattaTGATGATGAATATTACTACGGGGAGGAATATGAAGATGGCATGTCTGGAGATTATGGAATGGATCTGCCACAAg TTGCCATGTCGAGCAAACCCAAAGACCCGTCCTCCATCTTGGAAGCTGAAAGAACTGaaggaaagagaagaagagggaaGGGAAGAAAGAAAGGGAAAGGAAAGGGAAAGAAGAGGAACCCTTGCCTGAAGAAGTACAAGGACTTCTGCATTCATGGCACCTGCCAGTACCTGAGGGACATCCGCGCCCCCTCCTGTGT GTGCCATCCGAGTTACTCCGGTGAAAGGTGTCAGTTCTTCACGCTGCCCTTGGAGAAGCCTCAGGAGGGATACAACCGGACCACAGCTCTCGCCGTGGTGGCGGTGGTGCTGTCATCTGTTTGCCTCACCATAATTGGCCTTTTATTACTGCTCAG gcaAAGAAACGGAAATTCTACCTCAAAATAG
- the hbegfa gene encoding heparin-binding EGF-like growth factor a isoform X1, whose product MRIFSVVLLLVHALVVSRLASGAAVDRYESDRQRDITVINFLDTTKDKRIEEESRSATTMEKSQEEEEDYDDEYYYGEEYEDGMSGDYGMDLPQVAMSSKPKDPSSILEAERTEGKRRRGKGRKKGKGKGKKRNPCLKKYKDFCIHGTCQYLRDIRAPSCVCHPSYSGERCQFFTLPLEKPQEGYNRTTALAVVAVVLSSVCLTIIGLLLLLRFHKRGAYDVESEEKVKLGLASSH is encoded by the exons ATGAGGATTTTCAGTGTCGTGCTCCTGCTGGTTCACGCCTTGG TGGTGTCCAGACTGGCCAGTGGTGCTGCTGTTGACAGGTATGAGAGCGACAGGCAACGGGACATAACTGTTATCAACTTTTTGGACACGACCAAAGACAAGAGGATagaggaggagagcaggagcgcaacaacaatggagaaaagtcaggaagaggaggaagattaTGATGATGAATATTACTACGGGGAGGAATATGAAGATGGCATGTCTGGAGATTATGGAATGGATCTGCCACAAg TTGCCATGTCGAGCAAACCCAAAGACCCGTCCTCCATCTTGGAAGCTGAAAGAACTGaaggaaagagaagaagagggaaGGGAAGAAAGAAAGGGAAAGGAAAGGGAAAGAAGAGGAACCCTTGCCTGAAGAAGTACAAGGACTTCTGCATTCATGGCACCTGCCAGTACCTGAGGGACATCCGCGCCCCCTCCTGTGT GTGCCATCCGAGTTACTCCGGTGAAAGGTGTCAGTTCTTCACGCTGCCCTTGGAGAAGCCTCAGGAGGGATACAACCGGACCACAGCTCTCGCCGTGGTGGCGGTGGTGCTGTCATCTGTTTGCCTCACCATAATTGGCCTTTTATTACTGCTCAG GTTTCACAAGCGGGGAGCGTATGATGTAGAGAGTGAAGAGAAGGTCAAACTAGGGTTAGCGTCCAGCCACTGA